One Gimesia aquarii DNA segment encodes these proteins:
- the lysS gene encoding lysine--tRNA ligase, with translation MSKVKPNRFEAERIKKLEKIQSLGFDPWGQRFDGHIPISEARTQAPEESGVDGEEVRIAGRIMLRRKAGKLRFYDIKDWTGKIQLLFSRGDLSETQWELMGTLDLGDLIGIDGCLKRTETGEISVFVKELTVLCKSLAQPPEKHHSVKDVELLLRQRSLDLIYTEGVLDKMLTRSQIIDSVRQTLRNHKFAEVETPVLHAVAGGAAAKPFITHHNTLEMELYMRIALELHLKRLMVGGIERVYEIGRVFRNEGIDATHNPEFTMIEIYQAYGNYETMMDLTEAIVTDAVKAISDTMQLPWGEDQTIDFSGPWERKKYYDLVREHAGCDPHDPAAVAEVAKQHGIDTDNVHPDVILNEVFEATCEVHLSGPVFVIDYPASICPLTKRKQDDPKIAERFELFVQGMELANAYTELNDPLLQEELFRTQLSGLSEEDSMAKMDTDFVKALKVGMPPAGGLGIGIDRLVMLLTNSHSIRDVIYFPLLRPEGQPAVKE, from the coding sequence ATGTCCAAAGTTAAGCCCAACCGTTTCGAAGCAGAGCGGATTAAAAAGTTAGAGAAAATTCAATCCCTGGGATTCGATCCCTGGGGACAGCGATTTGATGGTCATATTCCCATTTCTGAAGCACGCACCCAGGCTCCTGAAGAATCTGGCGTCGATGGCGAAGAGGTGCGCATCGCTGGTCGAATCATGCTGCGTCGAAAGGCGGGTAAACTTCGCTTTTATGATATCAAAGACTGGACGGGCAAAATTCAGTTACTCTTCTCCCGCGGCGATTTGAGTGAAACGCAATGGGAGTTAATGGGTACGTTGGATCTGGGCGACCTGATTGGAATTGATGGTTGTCTGAAACGTACGGAAACCGGTGAAATTTCGGTGTTCGTAAAAGAGTTGACAGTATTATGTAAATCTCTCGCGCAACCTCCAGAAAAACACCATAGTGTAAAAGATGTCGAACTGTTGTTGAGACAGCGTTCACTTGATCTGATTTATACAGAAGGTGTTTTAGATAAGATGCTCACACGGAGTCAGATTATTGATTCTGTACGGCAGACCTTGCGAAACCATAAATTTGCAGAAGTCGAGACACCAGTCTTGCATGCAGTCGCCGGTGGTGCGGCAGCGAAGCCCTTTATTACCCATCATAATACGCTGGAAATGGAACTCTATATGCGGATTGCATTAGAGTTGCATCTGAAGCGGTTGATGGTCGGGGGGATCGAACGTGTATATGAGATCGGTCGCGTCTTTCGAAATGAGGGAATTGACGCAACTCATAACCCTGAATTTACGATGATCGAAATCTATCAGGCGTACGGTAATTATGAAACCATGATGGATTTGACAGAAGCGATTGTCACCGATGCCGTTAAAGCCATTAGTGACACGATGCAGCTTCCCTGGGGTGAAGATCAGACAATCGACTTCAGTGGACCTTGGGAACGCAAAAAGTATTATGATCTGGTCAGAGAGCACGCAGGCTGCGATCCACATGACCCGGCTGCCGTAGCAGAAGTCGCTAAGCAGCATGGTATTGATACAGATAACGTTCATCCAGATGTGATTCTGAATGAAGTCTTTGAAGCCACCTGCGAAGTACATCTGTCGGGTCCCGTTTTCGTGATTGATTATCCGGCGTCTATCTGCCCGTTGACCAAGCGAAAGCAGGATGATCCTAAAATTGCAGAACGATTTGAGTTGTTCGTGCAGGGGATGGAATTGGCAAATGCCTACACGGAATTGAATGATCCACTGCTCCAGGAAGAATTATTTCGCACACAATTATCAGGGCTGTCGGAAGAAGATTCGATGGCGAAAATGGATACGGATTTTGTAAAAGCGTTAAAGGTTGGTATGCCACCGGCAGGAGGCCTGGGAATCGGCATTGATCGTCTTGTGATGTTGTTGACCAATAGTCACAGCATTCGTGACGTGATTTATTTCCCACTACTCAGGCCAGAAGGTCAACCAGCTGTCAAAGAATAA
- a CDS encoding Nif3-like dinuclear metal center hexameric protein, giving the protein MSSIADIQDFLVSLAPPDLAENWDNVGLLTGDPAQNVDQVLTCLTLTPDVAEEAISEGVDLIITHHPILFRPVQQITSMSVEGKLLLDLIQAKISVYSPHTSYDSAERGINWQLAKLLGLEEIGILRPVNSPAEQAENEESGAGRFGLLPAELTLAQLNQLIKQALRISSLQFVGDPDLRVERMGIACGAAAEFLNDAHRHDCQVLLTGEARFHACLEARSLGMGLVLPGHYATERPAMEKMAELLQIQFPKLKVWASQNETDPLQWDCDGE; this is encoded by the coding sequence ATGTCGAGCATCGCTGATATTCAGGATTTTCTGGTGAGTCTCGCACCTCCCGATCTGGCCGAGAACTGGGATAATGTGGGTTTATTGACGGGGGACCCTGCACAGAATGTCGATCAGGTTCTGACTTGCTTAACGTTGACACCAGACGTCGCAGAAGAAGCAATTTCAGAGGGAGTGGATTTGATTATCACCCATCACCCGATTCTCTTTCGGCCTGTACAGCAGATAACATCTATGTCTGTCGAAGGTAAACTTCTGCTGGACTTGATCCAGGCAAAAATCTCAGTCTATAGTCCCCACACTTCTTATGATAGTGCCGAACGTGGGATCAACTGGCAGTTGGCTAAACTTCTGGGTTTAGAAGAGATTGGAATTCTAAGGCCTGTTAATTCTCCAGCAGAACAAGCAGAGAACGAGGAGAGCGGGGCAGGTCGATTTGGTTTATTGCCCGCTGAGTTGACACTGGCGCAACTGAATCAATTAATCAAGCAGGCACTTCGTATTTCTTCTCTCCAATTCGTGGGTGACCCTGATCTCCGCGTGGAGCGTATGGGCATAGCCTGTGGGGCGGCAGCAGAATTTTTGAACGACGCACACCGTCACGACTGTCAGGTTCTCTTAACAGGTGAGGCGCGGTTTCATGCGTGCCTGGAAGCAAGGTCGTTAGGCATGGGGCTAGTATTACCTGGTCATTATGCCACAGAGCGACCGGCGATGGAGAAGATGGCAGAATTGTTACAAATACAGTTTCCAAAACTGAAAGTCTGGGCCAGTCAAAACGAAACAGACCCACTGCAATGGGATTGTGACGGTGAATAA
- a CDS encoding DUF1559 domain-containing protein: MSFFSPPSLSSQTNRSSSKTVRKNGFTLIELLVVIAIIAVLVALLLPAVQQAREAARMAQCKNNLRQIVLACHMYADSNGGFWPRAAADQHVGFGGKKRWHGERVTADPTSKFQPHLGPLAPFLEQNAEIKKCPSFGNFAAHGTVPNAFEGGAGGYGYNQAYLGGTGWKNPFPLSNQVATNMREIGSLARTVAFADAALAQGLPDLHIIEYSFIEPPFFIDNWTPTYQESTFRPDPSIHFRHTGTVANIGWADGRVTTAPISGTGTSAYGGDPKAFQIGWFGPMDSNILFTNKDKLESDMGGVN; encoded by the coding sequence ATGTCTTTTTTCAGCCCACCTTCCCTTTCTTCCCAAACAAATCGAAGTTCTTCAAAGACCGTAAGAAAAAACGGTTTTACATTAATTGAGTTACTGGTGGTCATTGCCATCATTGCTGTATTGGTTGCTTTGCTTTTACCGGCTGTTCAACAAGCTCGCGAAGCTGCGCGCATGGCACAATGCAAGAATAACCTCAGACAAATCGTTCTCGCCTGCCATATGTATGCCGACTCCAACGGAGGGTTTTGGCCACGGGCTGCCGCCGACCAACATGTCGGCTTCGGTGGAAAGAAACGCTGGCACGGCGAACGAGTTACAGCAGATCCCACCAGCAAATTCCAACCGCACCTTGGACCATTGGCTCCCTTCCTGGAACAAAACGCGGAAATAAAAAAGTGCCCTTCATTTGGTAACTTCGCCGCACATGGAACGGTTCCAAATGCCTTTGAAGGAGGTGCCGGTGGCTATGGTTATAATCAGGCGTATCTTGGAGGGACTGGCTGGAAAAATCCGTTTCCTCTTAGTAATCAAGTGGCAACCAACATGCGAGAAATCGGAAGTCTGGCTCGTACCGTGGCTTTTGCAGATGCTGCTTTAGCTCAGGGCCTTCCTGATCTGCATATTATCGAATACAGCTTTATCGAACCACCTTTTTTTATTGATAACTGGACGCCAACCTATCAGGAATCAACCTTTCGCCCTGATCCCTCAATTCATTTTCGTCATACGGGAACAGTTGCAAATATTGGTTGGGCGGACGGGAGAGTGACCACAGCGCCCATCTCAGGTACCGGAACTTCAGCATATGGTGGAGATCCCAAGGCGTTTCAAATTGGTTGGTTCGGCCCGATGGATTCCAACATCCTGTTTACCAACAAAGACAAACTGGAATCAGACATGGGAGGCGTTAACTAA